Within the Pseudanabaena sp. BC1403 genome, the region AAAGAATGCTACTGCTAAGGCTAAAGAGCCGAATATAAGTAGATTTTTTTGACCTGGGGTAAGAACATTAACACCAAATCCATAGCCGAGGTTTTCGGTAAAGCCTGAGGGTTTGGAGGCAATACCAATATCTGCGAAGGCTTTTTTCTTGGTATTGCAGACGGGACAACGCCAGTCATCACTTATGGTTTCAAAGGCCGTACCACTAGGGATATTGCGTTTAGGATCGCCGATGGATGGTTCATATATATAGCCACATACGCCACATTCATGGCGGTGTAATTCTTCCTCAGCTTCAGTGGCTTCAACTATTGTGATATTTATTACGGGTTTAGTTTCTGATTCAGAGGTTTCCGTATTTATTGATTCGGGTTCCATGTGTTTGATCGTTTTGAATATGGTTAAGCGATCGCTTGTTAATTCTGTTACAAATTATTACATCTTTTTGACAGGCTTGCCTAGTTGCGAAAATCACACGAGTTGTCTAAAAATGAAACTTGATCTGAGATCTTAAAATCCCATAAAGTAAGTCATCTCAAATTTATCCGTCCATCATGCCAACTGTAGAACAAGCGATCGCCTGTGTTAGAGTTTGCCAGAAGATCTTGAGCGTCTAAAAAAAGCGCAGTAAACTTATGACTCAACCACCACTCCCCCAACCCCAACTCGATCGCACTCCAATCACCTCCGATCAATACCTTGAATACACACCCGAAAAACTAGAACTATGGAGTGGATTCTATGGTTATGGTGGACAAGACTTAACAGGCTTTTATCTCGGCATCTTGGCAAACATGGGACTTCGCGAAGCCGTGCGTCATGTACCGATGTCTATATGGCTAGAAGCAATTCAAGAAGTCGCTTTGCAAAATCCTAAACTCGATGATGCAATGCGCGATCGGCTCAACCGAGGCTTAGCCGATTTGCAAGCAGTTGATCGGTATTTGCAGGAAGTGTAAATACAATACTTCGAGTAATTCATAAACCATTGCCGATCGCAAAAAATGCCGACCAATAATAGGGATGATTAAACTCTTTTGACCGAATTAGTGAAACCTGCGCTCGGCGTAATGCTTCTGCAATAGTCACATCACCCTTTTGTAACTCGCTATAAAAAGCAGTCATCAGCAACTGTGTACCATTGTCATCAACTTTCCACAGAGATGCGATCGCTACTCTCGCTCCTGCTGCTTGCATCTGATATCCCAAACCGAGAATCTCTACGCCACTACCTAGCTTAGATCCTAGCCCCGATTGACAGGCACTCAAAACGACCAGATCGACATTATTTAATGTCCAGTTGCGAATATCACTGATTGTCGCCTTATCGCCATTGCCAAATAGAATAAATGATTCTTCAGGCTTACCGACTGAGAGATGACCATGAGTAGCTAAGTGCAGAATTGAATAAGAGTTTGCTTTGGATTCAGTAATGTTTTTGGTGAAATCAGATTCGAGCAGGCTTGTGGTATTCGCAAAGCGATCAGAGATTTTTTGGACTTCTACTAGAGTTGCAGGCAATCCATTAAATCCTGCTCGCTGAACATCACTCTTACCACCAAAAGCTCCAGCTAAAATCCTTGGCTTTGCGATCGGTTTTGGATTAAATTTGGTAAGTGATTGGGCAGTGATACTGTTGGTACGATATTTCTCTGCCAGCCACTTTTTCCCATCATAAAGAGCAGACAAAGGAATATAGCGCAACTTGGAATCAGGGGCATAGATGATCGTATCAATTTTGAGTTGTTCTAACTCGCTCTCAAAAGGTTTGATTAACCATGTATAAAATTTTTGTGCAGGCTCTTTCACATCATCAGAGCTTGCATCTCGCAATCCAGTTATAAAGTCAATAATTTCTTTATTCAATTCTTCTCGCTTTATACCAAAACACAAAGTGGCTGCGCCACTTTGTGTTTTTAAAACCCTTACAGGGTTTGGTTTTTAATTCACAGAAGTGTTGTCACACTTTTGTGAATTGGTATTAGTTTAATAGTGCGGCGGATTGGTGGTGTTTTTGCAGTAATCAAGATTAATTCAAGACGATCTGCAAGAACAAGAGGATAGAGCATCACTGCGTTAGGACTCTGGGTAAGAATATCTTTGCGCAGAGCTTGGAGATTTGCAGGATCGATGGTTTGTTTTTCAGTACGGCGCAGTTCTTCAATCAGTTTTTGAACTTCAGAATTATTCAAAAAAGCATTAAATTGCTTCTTTTGATTTTGTTCTGATTGGACGAGTTGGCTAAGACGTTGTCTTTCTGAAGCCGATAATTTGTTGTCGCGATCTTTTTGTTGAAGGTTATTGAGTTCGATCGCTAAAGCAATGATCGTCTGTTCAGGCGTTTGGAGGCTTAAGCCTTTTTCAGTTTCATCATTACCGCGCACTGTGCGAAGATAATCACTGAGTTCTTGGACTTTGAGCAGATCTAAAACCTGCTGAGCTTCAAAAATCCGATCTTGCTTGAGAAGTAAGTCAGCAAGTTGACGATAGCTACCTTCGACAGTGGCTAGATAGGACTTTTGCACTTCCTTCGGTAATTGGCGAATATCTTTACGAATTGATTCATGAACGTTGACAGCCTGCTTATAAAAGAGAATTGCCAGTTCGGTTTGCTTAAGATTGCTAAAGGCAAATCCCAAATGTTCGAGCGAATATCCTTCGCTGTAGCGATCGCCAATTTGTTTAGATATAGCCAAAGATTGCTGCAAGAAATCTATGGATTCTGTATGTTTTTCGAGGCTACCATAGGCATAGCCCAAACCATTGAGAGCATATACTACCCCATTGAGATCGCCAATTTTTTTGAAGGTTTCTAAAGACTGTTCGTAGAAACCTATGGCTTTTTGATATTGCTCTAAACTGCTGTAAGTGCTGCCTAGAGTGTAGAACGAATTTCCCTGCCCCTTAAGATCGCCGATTCGTTTTCTGATTACCAGAGATTGCTCATTCAATTCAATTGATTTTGCATACTGCTCTAAACTGTCATAAATATATCCCAATCCATTCAGCGAATATGCTTCTCCAACGCGATCGCCAATTTGCCTTCTGATGACTAGAGACTGCTCATAGAAACCAAGTGTTTTTTGGTACAGCCCTAAGCTTTCATGGACATCAGCAAGTCCATTGAGTGCATCTGCTTCTCCAACGCGATTGCCAACCTGCTTAAAGACTATCAAGGATTGTTGGTGGAAGTCTATTGATTTCTGATATTGTCCAAGATTATCGTAAGCTTCTCCCAATCCATTTAAAGAAGTTGCCTCAACAGTGCGATCGCTGATTTCTTTAGAGATTCCTAAAGCTTGCTGATAAGAACTAATTGCTTTTTGATATTGTCCCCAACTGTTATAGTTTCTACCCAGCCCGCTCAATGCAAATGCTTCCCCCTCACGATCTTTTATAGCTCGATAGAGCTCTAATGCTTTTTGAAATGACTGCAAAGACTCACGATATTGACTTTTGTCAACCTGCTGATTCCCTAATTCGAGCAGCTTTTCTGCTTCTGTTTCAGAGCTTTTTTCGGTCTGTGCTTGCACAATCATCTGGAGGGAATCTGGTGGCATCACTAGACCAAATAGTACAAATGCCATCATACCCAACACTAGAAAATATGTCTTTGTACCCATTACCTTACTTTAGACAATTTGAATGTCATCATAAATAATGATGACGATAGCATCCGATATCATCAATGACTATAGCCATATCTATCAAAAAATACTCTTTTTCTTCTGTGTACCATTAATAATAAATCACATAAATTCAAAAATCTTGGGAAATATTCATGAGTGGACTTGGCGGCTTAAACAAAACCCCTAATGGAGTAGTCCTAGGGATGGTGCAACTTCAACTACCAACGGTTGTTACCCCACAAGACTTAGCAGCCCAAACCAAACGTATTTGTGAGATGGTAGCCAAAGCAAGGCGAAATATGCCAACTATGGACTTAGTGGTATTTCCTGAATACTCTTTACATGGTTTGTCAATGGATACAAATCCAGACATTATGTGTAAATTAGACGGGGTAGAGGTTGCAGCTTTTAAAAAAGCTTGTATTGATAATAATATTTGGGGATGCTTTTCCCTAATGGAATACAATCCTCAAGGTAATCCCTACAACAGTGGCATTATCATTGATAATCTGGGTGAATTGAAGCTCTACTATCGCAAACTACATCCTTGGGTTCCTGTTGAACCTTGGGAGCCAGGTGATGTGGGCATTCCAGTTTGTGAAGGGCCAAACGGTAGCACTCTCGCTCTAATTATTTGTCACGATGGCATGTTTCCAGAAATGGCTAGAGAATGTGCTTATAAAGGTGCTGAAATTATGATTCGCACAGCAGGATATACGGCTCCAATTCGTCATTCTTGGCAGATTACTAATCAAGCAAATGCTTTTTGCAACCTCATGGTGACAGCTTCGGTCTGTATGTGTGGATCTGATGGGAGTTTTGACTCTATGGGCGAAGGAATGATCGTTAACTTCGATGGTGAACCTTTGGTAATGGGTAGTCATCGTCCTGATGAAATTATCACCGCCGAAGTCCGTCCTGATCTTGTCCGAGAAGCCCGCAAATACTGGAGCGTAGAAAATAATATTTACCAATTTGGGCATCGTGGCTATGTTGCAGTCAAGGGAGGGGCTCAAGATTGCCCTTATACGTATATGCAGGATATGGTCAAAGGCAAGTATTGTCTGCCTTGGGAAGAAGAGGTTGTCTATAAGGATGGAACTTCATGTGGATTCCCCTCGCCTGAACGTGTATACAATCCAATTCCGTAATATAGCAATGTAATACCAGAAGACAAAATGGCTACGCCATTTTGTCTTTTTAAAGCCCTTACAGGAACCTTTAATTTTGGGGTAAGGGCAATCCCCCGTGGTTGCCTTGCTTCGCTTAAGAAGAATAGCGCTCTAGCCAACCTTGAATTGCATTTTTAAGCTGTTCTCTTTCTTCAAAGCTAATTCCTAAAGGATCAAAGCGATCGCGATAATAAAGAGCGATAATCGATAATAACTCATCAAATGAATTCTGATCGAGATTAATCCTCTCAATCCATAGTGTCAAAGGCTCAGCAGGATTACGAAAGAAGCCACGAGCGTTTAAAGCTTGCTCGATCGCAGCGAAATCAGAATTAGTCACCTTTTGCTTAGCGGATTTCACTACTTTAGGCGATCGCCTTCTCGATGTTATCCGTCGGCTCTGTCCTTTACCCTTAAACAAAAGCCATCCTACCAAAGCCAATAAAATTACCCACCACCAACGTTTGAGAAGATCGCTAGTTTGTAATAGCTGCCCTAAACCCGATATTTTAAACCCTAAAAAAGCCCAAAAATCTGCAATAGATTCCCATAGCGAAGCCGCAGGTTTATCCAAAGTCGTCCAATCTGGGGGTGTAGTATCAAACTCCTGCCAAGATCCATTTATATAGGCTAAAGTCCATGCATGGGCATCTCGTCCCCGAGCCACATACTGACCTTCTAACGCACTATATTCGCTCACAGAAAAGCCCACAGCATAGCGACTGGGAATTCCCACTTTCCTTAATAGAAGTGCCGCCGCCGTAGCGAAATATTCACAATGCCCAATCCTCTGCTTCAATAAAAAAGTTGATATTGCTGTGGAGCGATTATCCTTAGCGATCACATTGTTGAGAGAATATTGAAAATTGCGATTGAAGAATTGCAATACTTTCCGCAATATTTCTTTGGGTGGTTCGCCCTTAAGCCCAATCTCATCCACAATGCGATCGAGGGCAATTTTTTCGCTCTCAGGCACATCTAAATCATCATTTGACGGTGGGCTATCTACATTAATCCCTGTCCGAAATTTAGCTTGATAGTCAATTGCCTTTGCCGAGCCTTGGATTTCAATCGTGCCAAATTGGTTCTTTTGCAACTTCTCAGCAGAGAGTTGGCTAATTTGAAATGTGGACTGTGGCATTTTCAAGAACAGCTTGCCATTGCGAATCGTATCGCTAATTGTCAGTGAAGTATAGGGAGCGTCAGTTTTAGTGAATTGCCAAGTCAAGCGATCGGCTTCAGGTTGAATTGGTGTAAATTGAGATTTCGCCGCAAGCCAAGTAGATGAATTGTAGCGATTGTAGGTAGATTCTCGCAGCCGAATTGGGATGTGTTGTTTGTCGATCGCTACTCGAAACAGAATGTCATTGGATAGCTTGATCAGACCAATATCACCGATCGCTGTATCTTTTTCGACAGGATCGGAAGCGTTACGGGTCAAGTCACCTGATAACCATTGAATAACTGTTTTTTCTAGATTACCTTGCAAATTACGCAATCCGATCTGCGTCACAAATCCAGCGCTACCAGCTACAAGCAAAATACAAAGACAAATTCCAATCGAAAAGCTTCTTTTTCGTATCAGCCATAAGACTCCAGCACTCAGCCCAAACATTCCTAGATAAAAGCTAATATCGCGATTACTGGATACACTCGCCGCCAAAATTGCGATCGCGAAGTAAGGAACGGTCAGGTTTATTTGCAGGCGATCGCGGGATTCTGAAGACTTGGGACGATCCCTAAAGGAAGAAAATGTGTGAAAGTCAATGACATCGGTATTGGAATAAATTTGCGCCAATAATAGAATCGATAAAATTGCAGGCAGCCATTGCAGCAGTGTATAAACAAAATAAACCGATTGGCTAGAAACGAGGAGATAAATCGTTAATCCCACAAAGCCAACCGAGCAAAAAGTCGCAATCTGTCGAAAGTCTAGTGTTGTCAAATCCCAACGAGTCGGAATCCAGTATGCTGCTAGCACCAGCACAGCGATCGGAATTGCGAAAATCCAGAAGCCTGTTTGCCATCCCCAAAATAGAACCGCCGCAATGATTAGAGGGTTTGGTATTTTCATCGTTGGAGTAACTCCGCTTGAATATTGCCCAAAGTGAGAATGCGAAAATCAGTAAGGCGATCGCTTGCAAGTTCATCTATCTTAAATTGATTTGCATCATTAGCAACAATCAAAACCAATGTAAAAATCTGCATTGACTGAAGATAGCGAATTAGATTTTTGCGTTCTTCATCCCAAGTTAAAAAGACGCAGATACAGCCACTCAATAGGGAGATTCGTTCAACAATGCTAGGAACGATCGCCTCAAAGGATTTATCTTGGCAGGGACGCACTGAGGCAATTATTTCCAGCATTCGGTCGGTGTGGCTTAGCCCTCGCCCAAAGGTAAAACAATAGGATTCAGTGCCCACAAACATCAGATCGAGGAGAGATTCTTGGGTTTGGACTTCATAGGCAAAGGAGGCAGCCACTGCGATCGCCTCTTCAAAAATTTCGCTATATATCTCTGGCTGAAATGTATCCAAAATCAAGGCGTAGCGGACAAAAAACTCATCCTGTTCTTCTTTGACAATTGGTTTGCCTGTCTTTGCCCAGCTTTTCCAATGGATGCTACGGAGCGAATCCCCTGCGCGATAATCCCGTAAAGCGCGAAACTCTTCGGAGTCACCCACTGAGGATGATAGCGCCACACCTCCCGATTGATAGCGTCGAGAACCTGCGATTTGCATTGGTGGTAGCTGATAGAGTTTCGGTAAGATCGAGATGGTTTGTGGTAGACCAAGGGTTTTACAAGCGTGGAATAGACCAAAGGGGCTAGGTCTAGCTATGGTCAGTCCTGCTAAGCGGATAAGTCCTCTTTGGGTGGGAAGAATTTCATATACGACTTCAATTTGGCTGTTGGGTTGCAAGCTTGGTAAGTCGATCGCTTTGGCGATCGCACCCAGATTTCTAGCGATCGCCCATTGCCAACGAAAATATCCCACAGCGCGATCGAAGGCATTACGTTTTGATTCATTTGGCTCTGCGATCGCTAGAAATTCGCTCAAACTCGGACGTGGATCGGCAAATTCTTCCCATAGCTTCAGGGCTGTTTGAGATTTTGGAGTTTGATTATGGATGGTAATGCGATATTTGAGAGGCATTCCTACGCTAGCAAATCTCGGTAGATGGCGCGTGGCACTATATCGCAAGCGAAAAACTAAGCTGAATCCAATCTCGATCGCAACAAGGCAAAGCAGAAAGGAAAATATCTGATACGCCATGCCCTGAGTGTAATCACCAAATACTCCTGACAGAAATAGGCAGAGCAGGATGACTCTTCCCGTTATGGTGATCCTTTTGGATAGCCGCCTTTGGATTGCTGAGCTAAAATGGAAAACCTTGTAAAACCATTGTTTCATTGTCAGTTCACTCAAGCGGGAATTGGAATAGATTTAATGATTTCCTGAACGACATTTTCAGCGGTTTTTCCCGCAAATCGCGATCGCGGTTCCATCACTAATCGATGGGCGATCGCAGCAACCGCTAGTTCTTGAATATGTTCGGGTGTAACAAACTCATAGCCATCAAATAAAGCTAATGCCTGTGCGACTTTCATTAAGGATAGAGAGGCTCTGGGGCTTGCGCCTAACTGCACGTCTTCAGAGGTGCGCGTAGCATTGACGATATCGACAACATAGCGTTGGAGTTCGGGGCTGACGCGCACTTGCTTGACTTGATACATTAAGGCTGCGATCGCTTCGAGGTCAACGCAGGGCGAAATATTGTCGATGGGATGTTGTTGGATTTGAGCAGATAGCAATTCCACTTCTTCTTCGGGCTGGATATAACCCAAACTAAATTGCAACGCAAAGCGATCCATTTGGGCTTCGGGTAATGGATAAGTGCCGCGAGATTCCACTGGGTTTTGGGTTGCCAATACAAAAAACAAGTCTTGCAGTTTTTTGATTTTGCCATCGACACTTACTTGCGACTCTGCCATTGCTTCTAATAGCGCTGATTGGGTGCGAGGCGAGGCGCGATTGATCTCATCTGCAAGAACGATATTCGCAAAGATTGGGCCTTCATGCCAATGAAATACGCGATCGTTGGGGTCAAAAATCGAAATCCCCAGAATGTCCGATGGTAAAAGGTCGGGGGTAAATTGAATCCGCTTAAACTTGGCACTAACCGAAAATGCTAAAGCTTTAGCTAGGGTGGTTTTGCCCGAACCAGGGTAGTCTTCTAGTAGCACATGTCCACCACTAGCAAAGGCTGCTAACAATTTGCGAATTGCGGCGGATTGTCCTTTGATGACGGTTTGGATATTGTCATAAATCTTTTGGTAAACTTTTCGACCATCGATGACATTCATGGGTGCGCGTCCATGTTGAGAATGTCATCAGTATATATGTTTGCTCTCCTTTCGGATGCTGCGCGATCGCAACCTCGATTTCAGTTACAAACCATTACCGATCGCAAAAAATGCTGCCCAATAATTTGGATGGTTGTATTTTGGAGATTTGATTAGCGAAACTTGCGCTCTGCGTAATGCTTCTGCCGCCGTAATATCGCCTTTTTGGAGTTCGCTATAAAATGCAGTCATGAGTGAACTTGTCCCCACATCATCAACTTTCCAGAGCGAGGCGATCGCATTTTTTGCACCAGCTTTTTGGACTTGATAGCCAAATCCCAAAATCTCTACCCCATCACCAAGCGTGCCTGTTCCCGTCTGACAAGCGCTGAGGATGATTAGCTCGACATTTGGCATGTCCCAATCGCTAATCTCATTTAAACTAATTTTGTCACCATTACCAAAAATAATAAACGAGGTGTTAGGTGCGCCAACATTAAACTCAGCATGGGTTGCTAAATGGAGAATATTATGTTTTTTGAATTGAGATTCAAAGGCTTGACGACTAAATTTTTCTTCTTGGAGAGTAGTTGAGTTTTGAAAAGAATTTGCGATCACTTGCACTTCCTTAATTGTGGCAGGCAATCCTATCTGCCCAAATTTCCTCTCAGTTGTTTTGCCCCCAAAGGCTCCAGCAAGTATCCTCGGCTGAGATTTCGATTTAGGAGAAAAATTACTGAGGCTATAGGCGATCAGATTACTAATCCGATATTTCTCAATTAACCAATGTTTGCCATCTTCTGGATTTTCATCATACAAAGCTCCAAGAGGAACATAGCGCAATAGCCCATCGGGAGCATAGAGAATCGTCTCAGCTTTTGCTTGCTTAAGATCCGCTTCAATGGGTTTAATCAAGACATTATAGAGCTTTGTCGCCGCCTCCCTAAAATCCTCAGAATCACGATCCAGCAATTCCGATTTGAAGTCTTGAATTAAAATTTTGAGATCATCCTGTTTAATATTTACTGTACGGCTAATCAGTGGACTATTCTGAGAAAAAAGCACCAATTCAAGCCGATCTTCAAGAATGAGCGGATAGAATAAGACCGTGCCTTGAGGGATTTTTTTGAGATAATCTGGAACTTGATTAAGCTCTGACTTGGGAATCTGTTGAATCTGATTTGCAAGTTGGCGATTTAGCTCAGGCATCCGCTCAAAATCAATCACTGCAACATCACGAATAAAAGCCTGCTCTGACTCTAACAACCTTATGCCTTGAGATGTGCGATCAGTTCCCTTAATGTTTTTGAGATACTCTTCAAGCTCTTGGACTTTGAGCAAATCTATAACTTGTAATGCTTCCATAACACGCCCTTGTTTTAGCAAAAGGTCGGCAAGACGACGATAAGATTTCTCGATAGTTGATAGATATGATTTCTGATATTCTTTGCCCAGTCCCCTGATATTTTTGCGAATCGACTCTCGAACATTGATCGATCGCTTATAAAAAAGAATTGCCAGATCAGGCTGACCTTGTTGCAAGAATATATAGCCAAGATTGTTAAATGATCGTCCTTGACCAGCGAGGTTACCGATTTGGGTGGAAATGGCTAAGGCTTGCTGATAATAATCAAGCGTTTTTTGAACTTGACCAAGTGAATTGTAGGCAATTCCGAGACTGTTGAGAGAGAGGCTTTCACCATCGCGATCGCCTATTTGTTTGGTGATTTCTAGAGCTTTTTGATAGTTCTCGATCGCTCCTTGAATATCTCCTAGTAACCGATAAGAACCACCGAGGTTGTTAAGCGTCCGTCCTTCAGTATTACGGTTACCAATTTCACGAGAAATTACTAAGGCTTGCTGAAAATAGCCGATCGCCTTGGGATATTGTTTGAGGCTATTGTGCACAATCCCAAGATTATTCAGTGCATCAGCTTCACCACTACGAGCGCCAACTTGCTTTTTCAGGGATAATGATTGCTGGTAATGATCGATCGCCTTTTGGTATTGCCCAAGCGAATCGTATGCACCGCCAAGGGTATTCAAGGCATCGGCTTCGCCATTGAGATCGCCAATTTCTTTTTTGATGGCTAGAGCTTGCTGATATTGCTCAATTGCAGTTTGATACTTCCCAATTCCATCGTAGGCAATACCGCTAGCAATATACAAATCTGATTCCCCATCGCGATCATTGATTTGCTTCAAGATGGGCAAACACTTCTGATAGTATTCAATGGCTTTGGCGTACTGTCCGAGCAGATTATAGGCGTTGCCGAGATTGCCTAAAGAACGACCTTCCCCATAGAGATCGCCAATTTGCTGTTTGATTTCTAAAGCTTGTGTATGATATTCGATCGCCTTGGTGTACTGTCCCATTGCATAGTAGACATTACCCAGATTCCCTAGTGAATTTCCTTGATTATTGCGATCGCCAATTTTTTGAGCGATCGCTAGGGATTGCTGGTGATATTCAATCGCTTCTGGATATTTCCCCAGTGAACTATATGCATTTCCAATATTGTTTAACGCATTTCCTTCCCCCTTAAGATTTTTAATTTCGCGATAGATTTGTCGCGACTTCTCAAATACTTGTAATGCTTCGCGAAATTGACTGACTTTATTTAACTGATTTCCTCTCTCTAAAAGCCGATCTGCTTCTGCTTTGCGTGCTTGTGTTGTTTGCGCTTGGATACTTTCACTTGTCACTATTTGCACTTGCACACAAGCTAAAAAAGTCAACATTGCGATGCCAATAGCCCTATTCTTCATAGCTGAAATCCTCACACT harbors:
- a CDS encoding rubredoxin — encoded protein: MEPESINTETSESETKPVINITIVEATEAEEELHRHECGVCGYIYEPSIGDPKRNIPSGTAFETISDDWRCPVCNTKKKAFADIGIASKPSGFTENLGYGFGVNVLTPGQKNLLIFGSLALAVAFFISLYALD
- a CDS encoding CHAT domain-containing protein, whose translation is MNKEIIDFITGLRDASSDDVKEPAQKFYTWLIKPFESELEQLKIDTIIYAPDSKLRYIPLSALYDGKKWLAEKYRTNSITAQSLTKFNPKPIAKPRILAGAFGGKSDVQRAGFNGLPATLVEVQKISDRFANTTSLLESDFTKNITESKANSYSILHLATHGHLSVGKPEESFILFGNGDKATISDIRNWTLNNVDLVVLSACQSGLGSKLGSGVEILGLGYQMQAAGARVAIASLWKVDDNGTQLLMTAFYSELQKGDVTIAEALRRAQVSLIRSKEFNHPYYWSAFFAIGNGL
- a CDS encoding tetratricopeptide repeat protein, which encodes MGTKTYFLVLGMMAFVLFGLVMPPDSLQMIVQAQTEKSSETEAEKLLELGNQQVDKSQYRESLQSFQKALELYRAIKDREGEAFALSGLGRNYNSWGQYQKAISSYQQALGISKEISDRTVEATSLNGLGEAYDNLGQYQKSIDFHQQSLIVFKQVGNRVGEADALNGLADVHESLGLYQKTLGFYEQSLVIRRQIGDRVGEAYSLNGLGYIYDSLEQYAKSIELNEQSLVIRKRIGDLKGQGNSFYTLGSTYSSLEQYQKAIGFYEQSLETFKKIGDLNGVVYALNGLGYAYGSLEKHTESIDFLQQSLAISKQIGDRYSEGYSLEHLGFAFSNLKQTELAILFYKQAVNVHESIRKDIRQLPKEVQKSYLATVEGSYRQLADLLLKQDRIFEAQQVLDLLKVQELSDYLRTVRGNDETEKGLSLQTPEQTIIALAIELNNLQQKDRDNKLSASERQRLSQLVQSEQNQKKQFNAFLNNSEVQKLIEELRRTEKQTIDPANLQALRKDILTQSPNAVMLYPLVLADRLELILITAKTPPIRRTIKLIPIHKSVTTLL
- a CDS encoding formamidase; translation: MSGLGGLNKTPNGVVLGMVQLQLPTVVTPQDLAAQTKRICEMVAKARRNMPTMDLVVFPEYSLHGLSMDTNPDIMCKLDGVEVAAFKKACIDNNIWGCFSLMEYNPQGNPYNSGIIIDNLGELKLYYRKLHPWVPVEPWEPGDVGIPVCEGPNGSTLALIICHDGMFPEMARECAYKGAEIMIRTAGYTAPIRHSWQITNQANAFCNLMVTASVCMCGSDGSFDSMGEGMIVNFDGEPLVMGSHRPDEIITAEVRPDLVREARKYWSVENNIYQFGHRGYVAVKGGAQDCPYTYMQDMVKGKYCLPWEEEVVYKDGTSCGFPSPERVYNPIP
- a CDS encoding transglutaminase-like domain-containing protein: MKIPNPLIIAAVLFWGWQTGFWIFAIPIAVLVLAAYWIPTRWDLTTLDFRQIATFCSVGFVGLTIYLLVSSQSVYFVYTLLQWLPAILSILLLAQIYSNTDVIDFHTFSSFRDRPKSSESRDRLQINLTVPYFAIAILAASVSSNRDISFYLGMFGLSAGVLWLIRKRSFSIGICLCILLVAGSAGFVTQIGLRNLQGNLEKTVIQWLSGDLTRNASDPVEKDTAIGDIGLIKLSNDILFRVAIDKQHIPIRLRESTYNRYNSSTWLAAKSQFTPIQPEADRLTWQFTKTDAPYTSLTISDTIRNGKLFLKMPQSTFQISQLSAEKLQKNQFGTIEIQGSAKAIDYQAKFRTGINVDSPPSNDDLDVPESEKIALDRIVDEIGLKGEPPKEILRKVLQFFNRNFQYSLNNVIAKDNRSTAISTFLLKQRIGHCEYFATAAALLLRKVGIPSRYAVGFSVSEYSALEGQYVARGRDAHAWTLAYINGSWQEFDTTPPDWTTLDKPAASLWESIADFWAFLGFKISGLGQLLQTSDLLKRWWWVILLALVGWLLFKGKGQSRRITSRRRSPKVVKSAKQKVTNSDFAAIEQALNARGFFRNPAEPLTLWIERINLDQNSFDELLSIIALYYRDRFDPLGISFEEREQLKNAIQGWLERYSS
- a CDS encoding DUF58 domain-containing protein produces the protein MKQWFYKVFHFSSAIQRRLSKRITITGRVILLCLFLSGVFGDYTQGMAYQIFSFLLCLVAIEIGFSLVFRLRYSATRHLPRFASVGMPLKYRITIHNQTPKSQTALKLWEEFADPRPSLSEFLAIAEPNESKRNAFDRAVGYFRWQWAIARNLGAIAKAIDLPSLQPNSQIEVVYEILPTQRGLIRLAGLTIARPSPFGLFHACKTLGLPQTISILPKLYQLPPMQIAGSRRYQSGGVALSSSVGDSEEFRALRDYRAGDSLRSIHWKSWAKTGKPIVKEEQDEFFVRYALILDTFQPEIYSEIFEEAIAVAASFAYEVQTQESLLDLMFVGTESYCFTFGRGLSHTDRMLEIIASVRPCQDKSFEAIVPSIVERISLLSGCICVFLTWDEERKNLIRYLQSMQIFTLVLIVANDANQFKIDELASDRLTDFRILTLGNIQAELLQR
- a CDS encoding MoxR family ATPase, with translation MNVIDGRKVYQKIYDNIQTVIKGQSAAIRKLLAAFASGGHVLLEDYPGSGKTTLAKALAFSVSAKFKRIQFTPDLLPSDILGISIFDPNDRVFHWHEGPIFANIVLADEINRASPRTQSALLEAMAESQVSVDGKIKKLQDLFFVLATQNPVESRGTYPLPEAQMDRFALQFSLGYIQPEEEVELLSAQIQQHPIDNISPCVDLEAIAALMYQVKQVRVSPELQRYVVDIVNATRTSEDVQLGASPRASLSLMKVAQALALFDGYEFVTPEHIQELAVAAIAHRLVMEPRSRFAGKTAENVVQEIIKSIPIPA
- a CDS encoding tetratricopeptide repeat protein; translation: MKNRAIGIAMLTFLACVQVQIVTSESIQAQTTQARKAEADRLLERGNQLNKVSQFREALQVFEKSRQIYREIKNLKGEGNALNNIGNAYSSLGKYPEAIEYHQQSLAIAQKIGDRNNQGNSLGNLGNVYYAMGQYTKAIEYHTQALEIKQQIGDLYGEGRSLGNLGNAYNLLGQYAKAIEYYQKCLPILKQINDRDGESDLYIASGIAYDGIGKYQTAIEQYQQALAIKKEIGDLNGEADALNTLGGAYDSLGQYQKAIDHYQQSLSLKKQVGARSGEADALNNLGIVHNSLKQYPKAIGYFQQALVISREIGNRNTEGRTLNNLGGSYRLLGDIQGAIENYQKALEITKQIGDRDGESLSLNSLGIAYNSLGQVQKTLDYYQQALAISTQIGNLAGQGRSFNNLGYIFLQQGQPDLAILFYKRSINVRESIRKNIRGLGKEYQKSYLSTIEKSYRRLADLLLKQGRVMEALQVIDLLKVQELEEYLKNIKGTDRTSQGIRLLESEQAFIRDVAVIDFERMPELNRQLANQIQQIPKSELNQVPDYLKKIPQGTVLFYPLILEDRLELVLFSQNSPLISRTVNIKQDDLKILIQDFKSELLDRDSEDFREAATKLYNVLIKPIEADLKQAKAETILYAPDGLLRYVPLGALYDENPEDGKHWLIEKYRISNLIAYSLSNFSPKSKSQPRILAGAFGGKTTERKFGQIGLPATIKEVQVIANSFQNSTTLQEEKFSRQAFESQFKKHNILHLATHAEFNVGAPNTSFIIFGNGDKISLNEISDWDMPNVELIILSACQTGTGTLGDGVEILGFGYQVQKAGAKNAIASLWKVDDVGTSSLMTAFYSELQKGDITAAEALRRAQVSLIKSPKYNHPNYWAAFFAIGNGL